In a single window of the Notamacropus eugenii isolate mMacEug1 chromosome 4, mMacEug1.pri_v2, whole genome shotgun sequence genome:
- the CILP2 gene encoding cartilage intermediate layer protein 2, protein MAAFLPLLCLCLAAAQLAGAPEALTREHAQGTHLAPRISQRKVAKRAPSPEDHLEDGLAEWTSWFNVDHPGGDGDFESLEAIRFYYGERLCAHPLALEARTTEWELPSDVGERVHYSLERGFWCLNREQPEGKSCSNYHVRFKCPLEPTAWSAWSSWSPCSQSTCGVRSRGIQTRQRRCLGPQPLWLLHQPPCAGPSEEQKPCPASLCSVVSWSDWGAWGPCSGSCGPGRRLRRRRCPGVKKNTCIGRSVEAQKCVRPPCSGCRSNCGPGVASKDCSSCVCQDHVLVGTVVTPAGRPLVGARVTLKGRPKPILATTDARGSFRVAGICSGGHTNVSVQLEGFAQGLGQAVAHNSTTASVTVILRTLDKPYLVKQPESRVRETGQHVMFCCKALGTPVPKKYYWYHNGSLLDRKVYKYDSSLVLRNLDLNQAGTYHCKANSDAGTIRSNTAVLTVLVPGQQGCDPQPLEHLIKLPDDCRQAPSGSAYYNVGLCPDTRCPGRPGSNLRCGESGDRCCSVSRLETREIQCSGYVLPVKVVAKCGCEKCMPPKVLVRGRVVAADTKEPLRFAQILLGKEKTGFTGYQGDFTIEVPPATKRLVVTFTDGRQEFVDAIKVLPFDPRGGGVYQEVKVMRKKEPISLDSSKSNTIPLGTVEGMDPIGEIVMPAGVFYYPNGEPYNGTVQASITFLDPRDLATAAAASSDLNFVDDNGELTPLRTYGMFLVDLRAAGSGEELQTGPVEVRMDAGQIHMAGHAEEMKLWSLNPNTGLWEKESNFRMETVGRRVRREERTFLIGNVEIRERRLFNLDVPERRRCFVKVRAYINDKFIPSEQVEGVVVTLVNLEPAPGYSANPRAWGRFDSTVTGPNGACLPAFCDADKADAYTAYITATLGGEELEPAPSSPQPHPGTVGVTQPYLDKLDYRRTDHDDPALKKNGFRINLAKPNPNNLDEIQGPIYPWRSLRECEDAPVTANHFRFSRVEADKYEYNVVPFRESELSSWTGDYLSWWPNPQEFRACFIKVKIQGPQDYMVRSHNAGGSHPRTQGQLYGLRDARSVRDMEHPGTSAACVEFKCSGMLFDQRLSDRTLVTLIPQGSCRRVNVNSLLREYLARHPPVAPTDDPTGFSMIAPVDPLGHNYGIYTVTDQNPRLAKEIAIGRCFDGTSDGFSREMKADVGIAVTFQCQERPAGQRSLFQRLLDSPRTALEDIRREMGGSGRRSLSPSSTRRVSGRRRRMEMLQAGAGTETLTRNPEDAP, encoded by the exons ATGGCCTTGCAGAATGGACATCCTGGTTCAACGTGGACCACCCTGGGGGTGATGGGGACTTTGAAAGCCTGGAGGCTATTAGATTCTACTATGGTGAACGATTGTGTGCCCATCCCTTGGCCCTGGAGGCCCGGACTACCGAATGGGAATTGCCTTCTGATGTGGGTGAACGGGTCCACTACAGTCTTGAGAGGGGCTTCTGGTGCCTAAACCGGGAGCAGCCCGAAGGAAAGAGCTGTTCCAACTACCATGTCCGATTCAAGTGCCCTCTGG AACCCACGGCCTGGTCTGCTTGGTCCTCCTGGAGTCCCTGCAGTCAATCGACCTGTGGAGTGAGGAGTCGTGGGATCCAGACCCGCCAGCGTCGATGTCTGGGTCCTCAGCCCCTTTGGCTCCTTCACCAACCTCCCTGTGCCGGGCCGTCTGAAGAGCAGAAGCCTTGCCCTGCCTCACTTTGCTCAG TTGTTTCATGGAGTGACTGGGGAGCGTGGGGGCCATGCTCTGGGAGCTGTGGGCCAGGTCGTCGCCTCCGCCGCCGGCGCTGCCCTGGTGTCAAGAAGAACACTTGTATAGGACGTTCTGTGGAAGCTCAAAAATGTGTGCGACCACCGTGTTCAG GTTGCCGTTCCAACTGTGGCCCAGGTGTAGCCAGCAAGGACTGCAGCAGCTGTGTCTGCCAGGATCATGTTCTCGTGGGTACTGTGGTCACCCCTGCTGGTCGACCTCTGGTTGGGGCCCGTGTGACTCTTAAGGGCCGCCCTAAGCCCATCCTGGCCACAACTGATGCCCGAGGCAGTTTCCGAGTTGCAGGCATCTGTTCCGGAGGCCACACCAATGTCAGCGTCCAGCTGGAGGGTTTCGCACAAGGCCTTGGCCAGGCTGtggctcacaactccaccacagCTTCTGTCACGGTCATTCTCCGCACCCTGG acAAGCCCTATCTGGTGAAGCAGCCAGAGTCGCGGGTCCGAGAGACTGGACAACATGTGATGTTCTGTTGTAAAGCCCTTGGTACCCCTGTGCCTAAGAAATACTACTG GTACCACAATGGGAGCCTGTTGGACAGAAAGGTCTACAAGTATGACAGCAGCTTGGTGCTCAGGAACTTGGACCTGAATCAGGCAGGCACGTACCACTGCAAAGCCAACAGCGATGCTGGGACCATCAGGTCCAATACTGCTGTCCTGACTGTGTTGG TCCCAGGACAGCAAGGCTGTGATCCTCAACCCCTTGAGCACCTCATCAAGCTACCGGATGACTGCCGCCAGGCTCCTTCAGGATCTGCCTACTACAATGTGGGGCTCTGTCCTGATACTCGCTGCCCTGGCCGACCTGGCTCCAACCTTCGGTGTGGGGAGTCTGGTGACCGCTGTTGTTCTGTGAGCCGTTTAGAGACTCGGGAAATTCAGTGTTCGGGCTACGTCTTGCCTGTGAAGGTGGTGGCCAAGTGTGGGTGTGAGAAGTGCATGCCTCCCAAGGTGCTGGTGAGGGGCCGAGTTGTGGCTGCTGACACCAAGGAGCCCTTGCGCTTTGCCCAGATCCTCctggggaaggagaaaactggctTTACTGGCTACCAGGGTGATTTCACCATCGAGGTGCCCCCAGCCACTAAGCGCCTTGTTGTGACCTTCACTGATGGACGCCAGGAATTTGTAGATGCGATCAAAGTCTTGCCCTTTGACCCTCGGGGAGGTGGTGTTTACCAGGAGGTGAAGGTCATGCGGAAGAAGGAGCCCATCAGTTTGGACTCTAGTAAAAGCAATACCATTCCACTGGGTACGGTAGAGGGTATGGACCCCATAGGAGAGATTGTTATGCCAGCTGGTGTCTTCTACTATCCTAATGGAGAGCCCTATAATGGGACTGTGCAGGCCAGTATCACTTTCCTGGACCCACGTGATCTTGCCACAGCAGCTGCTGCTTCAAGTGACCTCAACTTTGTGGATGACAATGGGGAATTGACCCCATTGCGGACTTACGGCATGTTCTTGGTGGACCTCCGAGCTGCTGGCTCTGGGGAGGAGCTACAGACAGGACCAGTAGAGGTGCGCATGGATGCCGGGCAAATCCATATGGCAGGGCACGCTGAGGAAATGAAGCTGTGGTCCTTAAATCCAAATACTGGATTATGGGAGAAGGAGAGTAACTTTCGCATGGAGACAGTTGGGCGCCGGGTccggagggaggagaggacattCCTCATAGGAAATGTGGAAATTCGGGAGCGGCGTCTCTTTAATTTAGACGTGCCTGAGCGTCGACGATGCTTTGTCAAGGTGCGTGCCTACATCAACGACAAGTTTATACCCAGTGAGCAAGTGGAGGGGGTGGTGGTGACCCTGGTCAATTTGGAACCTGCCCCAGGCTACTCTGCCAACCCCCGTGCCTGGGGCCGCTTTGATAGTACTGTCACGGGCCCGAATGGAGCCTGTCTCCCTGCTTTCTGTGATGCTGATAAGGCAGATGCCTATACTGCCTATATCACAGCTACCCTGGGGGGTGAGGAGCTGGAGCCTGCACCTTCTAGTCCCCAGCCTCATCCAGGGACTGTGGGTGTGACCCAGCCCTACCTGGACAAGTTGGACTATCGTAGGACAGACCACGATGATCCAGCTTTGAAGAAGAATGGTTTCCGGATTAATCTGGCCAAACCCAATCCCAACAATCTGGATGAGATTCAAGGTCCCATCTACCCCTGGCGGAGCTTGCGTGAGTGTGAGGACGCTCCAGTGACAGCCAATCACTTCCGCTTCTCCAGGGTGGAGGCAGACAAGTATGAGTACAATGTGGTGCCTTTCCGGGAGAGTGAACTGTCTTCTTGGACTGGTGATTACCTCTCCTGGTGGCCCAACCCCCAAGAGTTCCGTGCCTGCTTCATTAAGGTCAAGATACAGGGGCCGCAGGACTACATGGTGAGGTCTCACAATGCTGGGGGCAGCCATCCTCGCACCCAGGGCCAACTCTATGGGCTGCGGGATGCTCGCAGTGTGAGGGACATGGAGCATCCTGGCACCTCGGCAGCCTGTGTAGAGTTCAAGTGTAGTGGAATGCTGTTTGATCAGCGCCTGTCAGACCGGACCCTGGTGACCCTGATACCCCAGGGTAGTTGCCGACGGGTAAATGTCAACAGTCTTTTGAGGGAGTACCTGGCCCGCCACCCACCAGTGGCCCCAACTGATGACCCCACAGGCTTCTCCATGATAGCGCCTGTAGACCCCTTAGGCCACAACTATGGCATCTACACAGTGACAGACCAGAATCCCCGGCTGGCCAAAGAGATTGCCATTGGCCGCTGTTTTGATGGTACCTCAGATGGCTTCTCGAGGGAGATGAAGGCGGATGTGGGCATAGCAGTGACCTTCCAGTGTCAGGAACGCCCAGCTGGCCAACGGAGTCTTTTCCAGCGGCTGCTGGACTCTCCCAGGACTGCACTGGAAGATATACGCCGTGAGATGGGAGGATCTGGACGTAGGagcctttctccttcctctactcGAAGAGTCTCTGGCCGCCGAAGGAGGATGGAAATGCTCCAGGCTGGAGCAGGAACGGAAACCTTGACCCGTAACCCTGAGGATGCCCCCTGA